One Rhipicephalus microplus isolate Deutch F79 unplaced genomic scaffold, USDA_Rmic scaffold_858, whole genome shotgun sequence genomic window, taataataataataataataataataataatataataataataatattaatccTGAATGGCATGTCCTGAATGGCATCGCAAGCAATACAATCGATACATCGTAAAGCCATTTTCACTATTGAGATAAAAATACATTTTTCACAAGTATCTATAGATACAGACATATATTCAAAAATATACCTCTGAAGCACTATCGCGATACTGTGCTGACTTGCAGCCgaaacacattcacacacacacacaccgatcgcAACATGACGTGTGCGCTATATATATCACATAAAGTGGTGTGGTTTGACCTCTGGGTGCCTAACTCTGAAACCCTGACAATGAATAACCGACAACATAACCAATGAATGATTATAGCAAAGATTGTAAAGTGTGCGCACGTGCTTTCCGTATTGCGCGTAAACGCCCCCATAACAACTTATCAAATCAAGAGGTGACCTCTTTCTAGGCTTAGAAATGATACGAGATAACAGCCTTCGTACATACCGGTGGCAACACGCGTTGATGCGCGCATTATCCGGCTGCCGCTTGATCGAGCTTGGTGCATACGCCCACGAACGAGCGCGCAATGTCGTCGTACGAGCTTCCCGCCAACGCCAGCGAGGACGTTCTTGGGCTCAAGATAGGCGAAGTGCAGGGCAACCTGCGGTCGCTGAACATATCCAACTGCATCGTCGCGCAGCCGGCCCACCTCCTGTCACTCTTATCCGGCCTTCACAGCCTACAGACGCTGTCCTGCACTGCGTGTCCcctgaagacgagccatctcctGGACCTGCTGCTGAATTCGTTGGAGAACGTGACTAGCCTCGAATTCTCGCTGGTCGAGACTGCAGACGACGCAGCGGAGGAAGTAAACAGAATACGGGACGTGGGCGTGCGAAACGATGGCAAGGTGACCAACATTCGAAGGCTCTACCTTGAAGTTCAAAGCCCCGAGAACTTGAAAGTGCTTTGGGCCTTTTTGCCGTTCTGTCAGTACGCGACGCACGTTCATGTGCACTTTGGACGATACGCTTCTTTATTCGTAGCTTATTTTGCGTGCTATCGCGCTTATGGCCTTCTGCCAGCTCTGCGGGAGTTGGCCACAACTTGCGAGTCGCAGGCCACGAAGACGCTGGATGAGTGGCCACCCGAGACCGCCATCGATAATAATGCCAATGCGTTGTTCAGGGCGAACCGTTCAGGCTGCAACTACAGGTTGCTCTACGACCTggccttatcgcgtgtcacgcTTCCGGCTGGACCTGTGGTGATTGTGGCCTTCGCCGGGCCGAATCTCGACAGGTGCTTTACGTACGCCTGCTCGGGACACGATTGGGCCTGTTTGAAAAGCATGTGCATTTTGCTTATCTCGGAAGAACTCCACGATGTCTTCTATCCGACTGTATGCGCTGTGCACGCCCTAGCCCTGCGCAACTTCTTCGCCATGCTTACGAATCTCGTCGAGCTTAACTTAAGCTCCGTGCACTTCGACAACGACATCGACTTCACGACTCTGCTGCGTACGTCCGCTTTGCAGAGGCTGCGTGCCCTGTCCCTGCCGCCCTGTGGTCTGCGTCAAGTCGGCGCGGTGCACCGACTGGCCATCCGCCTTGGGAACATCGAGGACCTGGACATTCGGCTCAAGTTCGAAGGGCGCCACAACAGCTGTCACCACTGCGACGGCGAATTGTTGGTGGCACCTGCTGACGCGGGCCTGTTCTGCGGCAGCTCGAGCCGCCTCACTCTGAGCAACGTGCCGAACCTGGCATCCTTGACTTTCCTCGAGAGGTGCCCGGTGGCCCACCTGCGTTTCATCGACATCTCTGACGAACCTCGTTACGACTTCGGCGCGCTATCGAAGGCCATGCGCTACTGTACGAACCTGCGCTCGGTCGTCGTCAAGCTGTCGGCCATCGATTTCGAGAGCGAGTCTTTCCAggtatttttccttttgttggcCTGACGCGCATATTCAGATCTATTTCTCGGCACGTGTAGGAAccaaaataactttattttggtcctgcgAACGCGACTGGGTCACGCACCCGGCTCGGGCCCACGCAGGGACCAGCAAGCCAAGCCTGCCGCAACCTCGCGGGCCCTCTGGTCAGCAGTGAGCTTATCAGTGATAGCGGGGCTGCATAGAAGCATCTCCCTCTCTTCCAGGGTGAAGCTTGAGTCCCTCTTGGCAGGTGCTCGCCACGTAGAAAGCATTGCCTGACTGTTGAGAGTGTGGTCTATTATATCGTCGCTCTGCGTTCGGTGTCTTATGTCAGTATTTGTAGGTTTTTGAATTCGATATGTaacccaagagagagagagagagagagagaaagagattttattagaaggcagagaggtcggcccgagctagttcgctctagcctagTACTCTACAAGAGGGATGAAGGATGATGGGGACAAGAGGtcgtgcgtatgtacagtagccacttggCATAGTACactacagtctagtatctagtccagtgcttttgatCCCAAGAAACACCTTCGTAACGCTCTAGCATGTCAAAACAATTTCCCTTTCCTGCAGAATTCCTTGTGCCCTGCGGAGGCCCTCGAACTCCTGTGCATTCTGTCCTACACTGGGCTGCGGTCGTCGAAAGCGCTGCTGATTGTCCAACAAATGGCCTATCTTCTCCCATCCATCTACTACTTGCACATTCACTTCGTAGATGTTGAAACGGACGAGGAGACCAGCGCTACGTGGATCCGCTTGCCGGGAGGTGATACAGAGGGTCGGTCTTTCATAGGCAAGCCCTGCATCATGTGCTCCACGGAGACGTTCATCGCGCTCGTAAAGCCATGTCGCCGGGAACTCTAGACCCAGCTGCCGGCAAGAAGTCGCCGCATTTGGCCTATTCGAGGACGCTCATTTGTTCCGTCATGGTTCACCATTTCCCAAGTGCAACTGCCGTCGAACTAAAGCAGACTCTGCGGCGGACCGTTTCATGTATATATTTCATTCACTTTCGTTTGACATGTACCTGATCAATCAGTTTTAACTGTTTAACAGCTGGGATTTTAAGCCTAGCCTACGTTTTTATTAATGAATGTTTTTACCGAGGACACGTGCCGTAGCCCTGGCTTCATTTCGACACGCATTTGGGTCTGTATCTTTACTCATGTGCAACTTGTGACGTGGTATTATGTAGCATCATTGCAATAAAACacgagtgtgcaacactcgcacTACCATTTGGTCTCCAACATTCCTATCAAGTTTTATACTCTATTGGAGCTCACAAGTCCTGACATGGCGATTAAAGCTGATTGACGCTCCAAAACATGCCGTATGCCGTGTATTCTGCAGGGGTAGATGACGGTCCGAGAACGTGGTATTCTTCAACTTGCGCCCGAATCTAAGCAGACTCGTGTTTTCGCATTTTCTATATCGCTTCAATATGGGGCCATTGTAGCTGGGACTCAAACTCATGTCCTGAAGCTTAGCAAAGTAACGTTGTGGCCTGTTTAGCCTTACCTGTACCATCACAACATCTCTGGTTTCATTCAGTTGTACATCGTTGAAACTTGCTTATGTAAAAAACCAACAATTTCGTGACCCATAACGGGCGTTGGCAACGTTTGTGGCCTTAGTGGTCCAAGTGCGCGTTCTTTGTAATTATTACTTGattaaaataatttttattttatttaaatttAACATTCTCTTGATGTTTTCGTCTGCCAAGCCATTCGAACTCAACCGCGCACGCGTTTTGTACCGTTTTTGGCTTGCAGTGGCAAATataatttttttccctttaaaaaaAAGGCCGTGTGAACCTCGAGGACGCGACAAAATGCTGATACGCACGCAGTATAATCAACGGGTGTTTATCATGTTCGATCCGTCGAGGAAAAAAATATCGAGCACACTGTTTGAAAGAAAACGGGGTGGCACTATGTTCCTGAAATATCTATAGGCAGCTAAAAACGGTCCCTAGATAAACTTGTTTCATCCATGGATCTTAAAGGGTGGTGCCGCCAAATTTGTGGCATGCATTTTCTCTGCTGTAATCGTTTCCTTCCgctccaggaagcatgatacacgcaccaagattcaTGTATTTTCGCCCAATAATTTATATTCCTCTACTATACATATGTGGGCCATTTTCGGTTTCGCGGCATCGAGTTCAGCAGTGACGTCGATGCATAAGTGGTTTGTCACGTGATCAGTCGAGGCTGTGATGCACATCATGCTGAATTTCGTCTGCTCCCCCGCACACGTGCCAcacaagcgccagcaaaacaaacgtGCTCACGGTCGCCATGGCCAGCTGCAGTAGTATCCAGGCAGTGGCGAGGCAAGaggcagccagaaggaaacaaaTTGCTTATATTGACAATAGTTACATATATTGACAATATTGACAATCGCTTTGTGACAATATTTACAACGTACGTACCGAACGTGGACGAGGAAGCAGCCCGGTGATAGACGCGCCCGCCTTCTATAGGCGCCGAAGAAGGAGGGGGCATGCAGCCTCGCTGTTGGACGCGCGCAGCGTTTCTGACGGACACCTCCATTGTCCGTGAAGGACGCGTCGAGTGTCTCTTCGAAAGCACCCAGTGTCCTTGACGGAGGCACACAGTGTATCTGCAATTGACGCCAGCACATTCATATATGACAAGATAAACATCGATGGCACCCTGTTTCTTTCGGATAGTAGCACTAATAAGAGGGTTCCTATCCTTACCGATACGAAGTGTTCCTCAGCTTCTGATGTTCAATGCGCGAGTAAGCTCATGCGCAATCTTTTAACTGGGGGGATTGCAAAAAAAGCACCCTCTGCCTAATATAAATGCTTGTAGCATTCTCAAGAAATTAACTGACTGAAAAAGAAACAGCAGGCATACGCGAGTTCTCTCCTTGTTAACAACATGCGTTTCGGAGATCACGCATGTCACTCACGTCACAAAATCCAAGGTCCACATTCGTTCTAACATATTAAAAAGCAGCCTACCAGATTTTTTTGTAAAGGCCACATTGGCCCCATtgcgcatcgacttcttacacaacCCCCGTCCTCACGCTCAGAGGGCGAATGGAAACTGCTTATATGGATACCCGGCAACTGCACAGTTAGAGGCAACGAGCGCGCCCTTGCCTCGGCCAGATAATTAAATTTCCGGACCtcggaccccggcataaaacacccACCCTAGGCTATGCGTAGGGACCCGCTCCTAACATGGACAGATATTCTAAACCATCAAAGACTAGAAAGACGGAAACTTCCAACGccggggccaaagctcagtaaaaAATCTCGGGTAGCGTGGCTTCGCCTGCAGACCTAGTCTTGCCCCAATCCTTACATACTGTACtagatagatcccgacacatacgcaccacaAAGCAGCTTCTACGccactaaaacagccaccctgcaccacatggtatgggaatgcccacacaattCCCCTCTACAAGCCAGAGCACgacactgtagggtgggaggcagaTCTGTCCAGCTCGGACCCGAAGAcacaagaggccctcgtgagacaaGCGAGGACAGCGACTCGTGCCAACGGGATCCCGGAAGGATCACACTCACCGACATTCCTTCCtaggtcgcaaataaatgttttattctctctctgtcCCCAACTTCCTGAGAATGCCAGTGCCATGATTCATGACCACACATGATTCTCTCTGACACATCGTAATGGATAAGAGCCATACCTTGGTGGAACGAGGGGAAAACGACGAAAAAGAAAGCCCTTCGAACTCtaaaatgtggcagtaattttatcgtttggcagcattaaattaaGGTATAGCCACAGGGACGCCTGCTCTGCGGTATCTGACTACAtatttgaaacaaagcgattgccctGTTAGTGTGCTTTTTTATATCAATCGTTTTGGACCCATCACTACCTTTGTCTTAAATCACCTCTGATAGCCTGCATTTTCGCTCAGGTGTACTCCTTTTTCGATTGTTCTCcttttcgatatatatatatatatatatatatatatatatatatatatatatatatatatatatatatatattcagtttaAAGGTATGTTCGTAAaaccacccggttcttggccgattcccccttgtgggtatgcgCCAGTATAACAaaaatcattatcatcatcgccACCAAAGGAAGATAATTTTACAAAACTACGCTGTCGAGTTTCAAAACTAAATTGTTGTATGCATAGAGCTGATCtggctcgttctcctcttctcTCCTTTTGCAACAAAGACGAAACAATTGAGAATAATTTTTTGTCATGTAGGCGCGTCTACTTACTGAGTAGGAACATTCTCAAAGTGACTTAATTGGTTTAGATTACATTTTATTATTTCTAGCATTCTTTCCTTGGGAGCCCCCTAGTTAGGTCGTCACCGGGAACTTTGTTCTGCTGTAGGAAATTTTTTTTAGTCGAATCGGGGTCGTTTGAAGGCAAATCTCAAAATGAGTATGATTTCTTCCAAATATTTTACCATTCATCATATATGCAGTTCATATGGAAACACTTCTCACCATTCGTGTCTTGGCCAATCACGCAGAGTGGGTGTGAGTCATGCTTAtagttcatcatcatcaacttcgGGGTCGTGCCTCTCTTGAGTATATTTTGTCCCTGCATGTACGACGAGACAGCCAAGAAGTCGCGGAGAGACTAATGTGCGTGATGTGTGTCCGGCCGCACTGAACGCACCGAGCGAGTGTTGTCCCACGGCAGCCGATCATGGCGTTCAACAAATAACCGGGACTCCCTCATCCCCACGGTCTTGGGCCCAACAATGGACCGAACGAAGGGGCTCCGGAACCGACCACTCAAGTCGGAAGAGGAACGACCGCAGGATTAAGACGCGACCGCCACCCTTCACCACAAATGGTCAACGGGGACAACTTCGCAATGATTCCGGTAAGATACGCCCGTACTGCACTGCGCGGAGGAGCCAGGTGGGACGCACCCTTCATACACCGGACTCGAGAAGGATGCACTTGCCGACTTACCGGAAAGCTTTCCGCAGTGGACCTACCAGGACTGCACAGAAATCGTCGGAAGAAGTGGAAGCTTACCGGAAGGCGAACGATATTACCATCACAGGGCGCGATGTACCCAAGCCCATATTGCACGTCGATGAAGCGGGCCTTCCAGAATCTGTAAAAAACGCAATCGAGAAACTCAACTCGGTCTCGTCGCTGACCGCTTTGCAGGCTCTGTGCTGGCCCACAGCGTTCAATGGCAGAGACTTTGTGGCTATTGATTGTACTGCCTCGAAAGGGAAATCACTTGCCCTCCTTGTTCCAGCCATAGTCCACGCACAACGTCAGCCGCCTGTACTCGCCAATCAGGGACCTACTGTGTTAGCGCTGACACTGACTCGGAAGGTAGCCCAGCAGGTTCAAGATGCTGTTCATGAGCT contains:
- the LOC142795780 gene encoding uncharacterized protein LOC142795780, with amino-acid sequence MSSYELPANASEDVLGLKIGEVQGNLRSLNISNCIVAQPAHLLSLLSGLHSLQTLSCTACPLKTSHLLDLLLNSLENVTSLEFSLVETADDAAEEVNRIRDVGVRNDGKVTNIRRLYLEVQSPENLKVLWAFLPFCQYATHVHVHFGRYASLFVAYFACYRAYGLLPALRELATTCESQATKTLDEWPPETAIDNNANALFRANRSGCNYRLLYDLALSRVTLPAGPVVIVAFAGPNLDRCFTYACSGHDWACLKSMCILLISEELHDVFYPTVCAVHALALRNFFAMLTNLVELNLSSVHFDNDIDFTTLLRTSALQRLRALSLPPCGLRQVGAVHRLAIRLGNIEDLDIRLKFEGRHNSCHHCDGELLVAPADAGLFCGSSSRLTLSNVPNLASLTFLERCPVAHLRFIDISDEPRYDFGALSKAMRYCTNLRSVVVKLSAIDFESESFQNSLCPAEALELLCILSYTGLRSSKALLIVQQMAYLLPSIYYLHIHFVDVETDEETSATWIRLPGGDTEGRSFIGKPCIMCSTETFIALVKPCRREL